Proteins encoded in a region of the Haloglomus salinum genome:
- a CDS encoding PAAR domain-containing protein, with product MPPGVRVSDMTAHGTPLNGVGSPNVLIGGLPAWRAGADVHSCPLSTGPVPHVGGSVVTGSTTVLINGYPAVRVGDTIAENGPPNTIVSGASTVLIDSGGSATTTDESASESGESSSDSADATSDGEASSVAPPDLPPTGAMAPVEPVWVLELYERLASYIERYNGAIAGAELGAAQEQLASEQVNLRVTAAEGVAEFSFVTDGQTRIGSFQRGPRDDATIRMETDRETVERIEAADRPARAFRDALVDDDISIEGIGTVNQVKWTIAEFAEEVADLLGFV from the coding sequence ATGCCACCGGGAGTCAGAGTCAGCGACATGACCGCCCACGGGACACCGCTGAACGGCGTCGGGAGTCCGAACGTGCTCATCGGTGGCCTCCCGGCGTGGCGGGCCGGGGCCGATGTCCACAGCTGTCCGCTGTCGACCGGCCCGGTCCCCCACGTCGGTGGCTCGGTCGTGACCGGCAGTACCACGGTCCTGATAAACGGCTATCCCGCGGTGCGTGTCGGCGACACCATCGCGGAGAATGGCCCTCCGAACACCATCGTCTCCGGAGCGTCGACGGTGCTCATCGACAGCGGGGGGTCGGCGACCACGACCGACGAGTCGGCCTCCGAGAGCGGGGAGTCGTCGTCGGATTCGGCCGACGCCACCTCCGACGGTGAGGCGTCGTCGGTCGCCCCGCCCGACCTGCCGCCCACGGGGGCCATGGCTCCGGTCGAGCCGGTGTGGGTGCTGGAGCTGTACGAGCGACTCGCCTCGTACATCGAGCGATACAACGGCGCCATCGCCGGGGCCGAGCTCGGCGCCGCGCAGGAGCAACTGGCGAGCGAGCAGGTGAACCTGCGCGTGACCGCCGCGGAGGGGGTGGCAGAGTTCTCGTTCGTGACCGACGGACAGACCCGGATCGGGTCGTTCCAGCGGGGCCCCCGCGACGACGCGACCATCCGCATGGAGACCGACCGCGAGACCGTCGAGCGTATCGAGGCCGCCGACCGCCCCGCCCGGGCGTTCCGGGACGCGCTGGTCGATGACGACATCTCCATCGAGGGCATCGGGACGGTCAACCAGGTCAAGTGGACGATCGCCGAGTTCGCCGAGGAGGTCGCAGACCTGCTCGGGTTCGTCTGA
- a CDS encoding SDR family oxidoreductase, with amino-acid sequence MSQPHRTLVTGGTGTLGQTLVPRLQEAGHTVRATSRSARSGDDVEWAQMDLADGTGIRDAVAGVDVIIHTASDPLGDTEAVDIEGTKRLLDAAAEAGVSNFVYISIVGIENIPYSYYEAELEAERAIESSDVPSTILRATQFHPFVDEMLGMVTRLPVWLLPTEMRIQPVDTGVVADRLVELATTEASGRPDPVGGPEVRTVGDLATAYREARGSWRPVVRLPIPTATFARFREGAATCPDHAVGSVTWEEWLETEYGAR; translated from the coding sequence ATGAGCCAACCGCACCGGACGCTGGTGACCGGGGGCACGGGAACGCTCGGGCAGACGTTGGTGCCCCGACTGCAAGAGGCGGGGCACACGGTTCGGGCCACGAGTCGCTCCGCTCGGTCCGGAGATGACGTGGAGTGGGCGCAGATGGACCTGGCGGATGGGACCGGGATTCGCGACGCCGTCGCTGGTGTCGATGTGATCATCCACACGGCGAGTGACCCACTCGGAGACACCGAGGCGGTGGATATCGAGGGGACGAAGCGCCTCCTCGACGCCGCCGCCGAGGCGGGTGTCTCGAACTTCGTCTACATCTCGATCGTCGGCATCGAGAACATCCCGTACTCGTACTACGAGGCCGAACTGGAGGCCGAACGCGCAATCGAATCGAGCGACGTGCCTTCGACGATCCTCCGGGCGACCCAGTTCCACCCGTTCGTCGACGAGATGCTCGGGATGGTCACGCGGCTACCGGTCTGGTTGTTGCCGACCGAGATGCGGATCCAGCCGGTCGATACCGGCGTCGTCGCCGACCGGCTGGTCGAACTCGCGACGACCGAGGCGAGCGGGCGGCCGGACCCGGTCGGTGGCCCTGAGGTCCGGACCGTCGGCGACCTGGCGACGGCCTATCGCGAGGCACGCGGCAGTTGGCGACCGGTCGTTCGGCTACCGATTCCGACCGCGACGTTCGCCCGATTCCGCGAGGGGGCTGCGACATGTCCCGACCACGCTGTCGGGTCGGTAACCTGGGAGGAGTGGCTGGAAACCGAATACGGAGCGCGCTGA
- a CDS encoding ATP-binding protein: protein MDGFVDREVELSRLRDCYDSDVAALAVIYGRRRLGKTQLVRHWLSERDDAVVYPEEPFLDIGRWWYQEHEVDVVGFTDAGTMVVGECKFTNAPLDYSALASLEDHAAEIRWTPLGGGDPDIEYALFARSGATRSVREAVAERGDLQLFGLEDVTENA from the coding sequence ATGGACGGCTTCGTGGACCGTGAGGTGGAACTCTCCCGGTTGCGAGACTGCTACGATTCGGATGTGGCGGCGCTGGCGGTCATCTATGGCCGGCGTCGGCTCGGAAAGACACAGCTCGTCCGGCACTGGCTCAGCGAGCGTGACGACGCCGTCGTCTACCCGGAGGAACCCTTCCTCGATATCGGACGCTGGTGGTACCAGGAACACGAAGTGGATGTCGTCGGGTTCACCGATGCGGGCACGATGGTCGTCGGGGAGTGCAAGTTCACGAACGCGCCGCTGGACTACTCGGCACTCGCTTCGCTGGAGGACCACGCTGCGGAGATCCGGTGGACGCCACTCGGGGGCGGGGACCCGGATATCGAGTACGCGTTGTTCGCTCGAAGCGGCGCAACCCGGTCCGTGCGGGAGGCCGTCGCCGAACGTGGGGACCTCCAGTTGTTCGGCCTCGAGGACGTGACGGAGAACGCGTAA
- a CDS encoding DUF2103 domain-containing protein — MECRQCATPLERPGDFCLTCRTENADRVVVACERDRATVTVLLDEDVVAERTVTTRPESDGEREPVELRNFAGRIADEIHRKRPEEVYAAGNRDVLEAVREQLHYPLRRVEPRGDQSVVDAVRERAGERSLEVVETPPDEKLGGSHTTLVGGRDGMTAVRTVAAHPHVKKVIPGPISAGGSGSRTGLRAKATRADENGNVRLLIRDGSSVQENRVVTTAGSREMGERVRDDLDESLREAGLQR, encoded by the coding sequence ATGGAGTGTCGCCAGTGTGCCACGCCACTGGAGCGCCCTGGCGACTTCTGTCTCACCTGTCGGACGGAGAACGCGGACCGGGTGGTCGTCGCCTGCGAGCGCGACCGCGCCACCGTGACGGTCCTGCTGGACGAGGACGTGGTCGCCGAGCGCACGGTCACCACGCGCCCCGAGAGCGACGGGGAGCGCGAGCCGGTCGAGTTGCGCAACTTCGCAGGCCGCATCGCCGACGAGATCCACCGCAAGCGCCCCGAAGAGGTGTACGCGGCCGGCAACCGGGACGTGCTGGAGGCCGTTCGCGAGCAACTGCACTACCCCCTCCGGCGTGTCGAGCCCCGGGGCGACCAGTCGGTCGTCGATGCCGTCCGGGAGCGGGCGGGCGAGCGGTCCCTGGAGGTGGTGGAGACGCCGCCCGACGAGAAACTCGGCGGCTCGCACACGACGCTGGTCGGCGGTCGCGACGGGATGACGGCGGTCCGGACCGTGGCCGCACACCCGCACGTGAAGAAGGTGATTCCCGGTCCCATCTCCGCCGGCGGCTCTGGTTCGCGCACCGGGCTCCGGGCGAAGGCGACCCGCGCCGACGAGAACGGCAACGTCAGACTGCTGATTCGAGACGGGTCGTCGGTGCAGGAGAACCGCGTCGTGACGACGGCGGGGAGCCGCGAGATGGGCGAGCGGGTCCGGGACGACCTCGACGAGTCGCTGCGGGAGGCCGGGCTACAGAGGTAG
- a CDS encoding acetyl-CoA hydrolase/transferase C-terminal domain-containing protein yields the protein MPPTEFDDVSACVDRIVDRLGHDITVATPLGLGKPNHLLNELVERALADPSLDLTIWTALTLSEPGWESDLERRLVEPLGERLFDGYPAIRYDELLREGDLPENIDVHQFYFPPGDFLGNPDAQQHHHSVNYTHAARAVATADVNLLVQLVGVGERDGERWFNLGSNPDLSHEVIEMLREQHAGGDEAMVVGQVNRNMPFMYGEAPIDPGEFDAVLDDPAYDFPLVGPPHLPVSTDEHAIALRVSALVRDGGTLQIGIGSLGDAIGAAIELRDQHNDVYTDAIEALGVPEDCPDLLADWGGRDPFDEGLYAASEMVVETFLHLHEAGILSREVYDDIHIQRLVDEGIVADGIDLSALDALVEMGAIDEALAPADVAYLREWGVFRDAVAYDAGELRVDGETCPADLSDEEARSVIASHALGDGLANGRVCHGGFFLGSQDLYEQFREMDETERRRFSMRSVQFTNQLRRGGDLARLQRRDARFINTGMKATVTGAVVSDGLADNRVISGVGGQFDFVNMAQELDDGRSVILVRATRETSDGGVESNIVWNYGHITIPRHLRDIVVTEYGVADLRDRSDAAVIKEMVKVADSRFQADLVEQAKAAGKLPEDWSIPPAYRDNYPETIESALEPYDDHLPRFPLGTALTEEEQALARGLRTLQRQVSRLPSSVGAVPSAVESLPSAVGSLGSVGKGLLVPEAARPYLERMELDEPTTRQERVYRHLVAYALAEADAI from the coding sequence ATGCCACCAACGGAGTTCGACGACGTGTCGGCGTGTGTCGACCGCATCGTCGACCGGCTCGGCCACGATATCACGGTCGCGACGCCGCTCGGGCTCGGGAAGCCGAACCACCTGCTCAACGAACTCGTCGAGCGGGCGCTTGCGGACCCCTCGCTCGACCTCACCATCTGGACGGCGCTGACGCTCTCGGAGCCCGGCTGGGAGTCCGACCTCGAACGCCGGCTGGTCGAACCGCTCGGCGAGCGGCTCTTCGACGGCTATCCCGCCATCAGGTACGACGAGCTGCTGCGTGAGGGCGACCTCCCGGAGAACATCGATGTCCACCAGTTCTACTTCCCGCCCGGTGACTTCCTGGGGAACCCCGACGCCCAGCAGCACCATCACAGTGTCAACTACACCCACGCCGCCCGGGCCGTCGCGACCGCGGACGTGAACCTGCTCGTCCAGCTCGTCGGGGTCGGCGAACGGGACGGCGAGCGGTGGTTCAACCTGGGGTCGAACCCCGACCTGAGCCACGAGGTGATCGAGATGCTCCGCGAGCAGCACGCGGGCGGCGACGAGGCGATGGTCGTCGGGCAGGTCAACCGGAACATGCCGTTCATGTACGGGGAGGCGCCTATCGACCCGGGCGAGTTCGACGCGGTGCTCGACGACCCGGCGTACGACTTCCCGCTGGTCGGCCCACCGCACCTTCCCGTCTCGACGGACGAGCACGCCATCGCACTGCGGGTCAGTGCCCTGGTCCGCGATGGCGGCACGCTCCAGATCGGCATCGGCTCGCTGGGCGACGCCATCGGCGCGGCCATCGAACTCCGCGACCAGCACAACGATGTCTACACCGACGCCATCGAGGCGCTGGGCGTCCCCGAGGACTGCCCGGACCTGCTGGCCGACTGGGGCGGTCGCGACCCGTTCGACGAGGGGCTGTACGCCGCCTCCGAGATGGTCGTCGAGACCTTCCTCCATCTCCACGAGGCGGGCATCCTCTCCCGGGAGGTCTACGACGATATCCACATCCAGCGGCTGGTCGACGAGGGTATCGTCGCGGACGGAATCGACCTGTCGGCACTCGACGCGCTGGTCGAGATGGGGGCCATCGACGAGGCGCTCGCTCCGGCGGACGTGGCCTACCTCCGGGAGTGGGGTGTCTTCCGGGACGCCGTCGCGTACGACGCGGGCGAGTTGCGGGTCGACGGCGAGACCTGCCCGGCCGACCTCTCCGACGAGGAGGCCCGGTCGGTCATCGCCAGCCACGCGCTCGGAGACGGACTGGCGAACGGGAGGGTGTGCCACGGCGGCTTCTTCCTCGGGTCCCAGGACCTCTACGAGCAGTTCCGGGAGATGGACGAGACCGAGCGCCGACGGTTCAGCATGCGGAGCGTGCAGTTCACGAACCAGCTCCGGCGAGGTGGAGACCTCGCTCGCCTGCAGCGCCGGGATGCGCGCTTCATCAACACGGGGATGAAGGCGACCGTGACGGGCGCCGTCGTCTCGGACGGGCTCGCCGACAACCGGGTCATCAGCGGCGTCGGCGGCCAGTTCGACTTCGTGAACATGGCCCAGGAACTCGACGACGGCCGGTCGGTCATCCTCGTCCGGGCCACCCGCGAGACGAGCGACGGGGGCGTCGAGTCGAACATCGTCTGGAACTACGGCCACATCACCATCCCGCGCCACCTCCGCGATATCGTGGTCACGGAGTACGGTGTCGCCGACCTCCGGGACCGCTCCGATGCCGCGGTCATCAAGGAGATGGTGAAGGTCGCGGATTCGCGCTTCCAGGCCGACCTCGTCGAGCAGGCGAAGGCCGCCGGGAAGCTCCCGGAGGACTGGTCCATCCCGCCCGCCTATCGCGACAACTACCCGGAGACCATCGAGTCCGCGCTGGAACCGTACGACGACCACCTGCCACGGTTCCCGCTCGGGACGGCGCTGACCGAGGAGGAGCAGGCCCTCGCCCGGGGGCTCCGGACGCTCCAGCGACAGGTCAGCAGGTTGCCCTCCTCGGTCGGGGCGGTGCCGTCGGCCGTGGAGTCACTGCCCTCGGCTGTCGGCTCGCTGGGGTCGGTCGGGAAGGGCCTGCTCGTTCCCGAGGCCGCGCGGCCGTATCTCGAACGGATGGAGCTCGACGAGCCGACCACTCGCCAGGAGCGGGTGTATCGCCACCTCGTCGCCTACGCGCTGGCGGAGGCCGACGCGATCTGA
- a CDS encoding DUF6517 family protein translates to MGVDTNAVGGGDPADEGRRRLLQLVGAATVAGLAGCSATERRSAGPVALDGEGEAAAYRLEEATKPTRTLSPDAVDFELTIESQVASYHRSGTAFLSDVGVGLLATPPAKEAGQTLNPLAARSLGDLITSDIGRPLVEKLGVETDWADSPTKLGERSGTLLGIGTTIQTFAGRTTGGDLVLLNLTRVEHDGDAVLVGDGRSRALEEGEQSQSAAALVSGNEQREAAQSLADLLPHVVRESPSTPESPTPTPTPTPTPTPGDEQPPARVPITSVPDTLRRRVARFVERAAGQRETWPDGATLGESAHRVTRPDVEGVAYYEIEIEPQGFVLAATDEHDAPIPHWNADSRPIGRVLEEQAEGGPLAWVVWIDRLRYVGEDPDGNRIATRGRAVPRIENVEALTDVPDAVTAVRYGPEDEMANDDQVTEDYEGTQLMAENEVDPPDISFSEWESHKQLQENYEDAYGPLLADLRERAAEAWATYRERGGENRDIGVDREVREPLLSGQRVAAIEEPTREAFRIERELDDFGHDTLVITPTEAATAGDAVRFVLEDDFGGRERVAYSAVDPADDPVESVDLSVVEDAVPTTTEGMSAVTPSWAGGSRLQPWFYQFDYQGCPVGCGPVAWAILFAWCDRQADGGKFNSTWWPRWGLYRRNGGYGADAVAPKNHDSNPRIGSTGLRNMIKELNGHLNVFCLGDNGATAPWDMDNAREYLWGRTGTDLEVRYHAGGFPKQRCKVETAESISGAANGKEATPVVVGKGWLSHYPVAYAYRNDWIDDVKVNNGWGPNHDERTEWIWAQSWFSGETYP, encoded by the coding sequence ATGGGGGTTGATACCAATGCGGTTGGAGGCGGGGACCCGGCCGACGAAGGGCGTCGACGACTTCTCCAACTCGTCGGCGCGGCGACGGTTGCGGGACTGGCAGGCTGTTCGGCCACCGAGCGGCGGTCGGCAGGGCCGGTCGCACTCGACGGGGAGGGTGAGGCTGCAGCCTATCGGCTGGAGGAGGCAACCAAACCCACGCGGACGCTCTCCCCGGACGCGGTCGATTTCGAGCTGACGATCGAGAGTCAGGTCGCAAGTTATCACCGCAGCGGTACTGCGTTCCTCTCGGATGTGGGCGTCGGCCTGCTGGCGACGCCGCCAGCCAAGGAGGCGGGGCAGACGCTGAACCCGCTCGCGGCCCGTTCGCTCGGCGACCTGATCACCAGCGATATCGGGCGACCGCTCGTCGAGAAGCTCGGCGTCGAGACCGACTGGGCGGATTCGCCGACGAAGCTGGGCGAGCGGTCCGGGACCCTGCTCGGGATCGGAACCACCATCCAGACGTTCGCCGGGCGGACCACGGGTGGCGACCTGGTGTTGCTGAATCTGACCAGAGTCGAGCACGACGGGGACGCGGTCCTCGTCGGTGACGGTCGCAGCCGAGCGCTGGAGGAGGGGGAGCAGTCCCAGTCGGCAGCTGCGCTCGTCTCCGGGAACGAGCAGCGTGAAGCCGCACAGTCACTGGCCGACCTCCTTCCGCACGTCGTCCGGGAGTCGCCCAGCACCCCGGAATCACCGACCCCGACCCCGACGCCCACACCGACACCCACCCCGGGCGACGAGCAGCCGCCGGCACGCGTGCCGATTACATCGGTCCCGGACACGCTTCGCCGGCGGGTGGCCAGGTTCGTCGAGCGAGCCGCTGGCCAGCGGGAGACGTGGCCCGATGGTGCCACACTCGGGGAATCCGCCCACCGCGTCACCCGGCCGGATGTCGAGGGCGTCGCCTACTACGAGATCGAGATCGAGCCGCAAGGGTTCGTCCTGGCCGCGACTGACGAGCACGACGCACCGATCCCCCACTGGAACGCCGACAGCCGACCCATCGGGCGCGTGCTCGAGGAGCAGGCCGAGGGCGGGCCGCTGGCGTGGGTCGTCTGGATCGACCGGCTCCGATACGTCGGCGAGGATCCGGACGGGAACCGCATCGCGACACGTGGCCGGGCCGTGCCCCGGATCGAGAACGTCGAGGCACTCACCGATGTCCCGGACGCAGTCACGGCAGTTCGGTACGGTCCGGAGGACGAGATGGCGAATGACGACCAGGTCACGGAGGACTACGAGGGGACCCAGCTCATGGCGGAGAACGAGGTGGACCCGCCTGATATCTCGTTCAGCGAGTGGGAGTCCCACAAGCAGCTGCAGGAGAACTACGAGGACGCGTACGGGCCGTTGCTCGCTGATCTCCGCGAGCGAGCGGCGGAGGCGTGGGCCACCTACCGGGAACGAGGCGGCGAGAACAGGGACATCGGGGTCGACAGGGAGGTTCGGGAGCCGCTGCTGTCCGGGCAGCGGGTGGCCGCGATAGAGGAGCCGACGCGAGAGGCGTTCCGTATCGAGCGCGAGCTCGACGACTTCGGCCACGACACGCTCGTGATCACACCGACCGAGGCCGCGACCGCGGGCGACGCGGTGCGATTCGTCCTGGAGGACGATTTCGGTGGTCGCGAGCGAGTCGCGTATTCCGCAGTCGACCCGGCCGACGACCCCGTCGAGTCGGTCGACCTGTCCGTCGTCGAGGATGCCGTGCCGACGACCACCGAGGGGATGTCGGCCGTGACTCCGTCCTGGGCCGGCGGTTCGCGGCTCCAGCCGTGGTTCTACCAGTTCGATTACCAGGGCTGCCCGGTCGGCTGTGGCCCGGTCGCGTGGGCGATCCTGTTCGCCTGGTGCGACCGGCAGGCCGACGGCGGCAAGTTCAACAGTACCTGGTGGCCGCGGTGGGGTCTCTATCGCCGTAATGGGGGCTACGGTGCGGATGCCGTCGCCCCGAAGAACCACGATTCGAACCCGCGGATCGGCTCCACCGGCCTCCGGAACATGATCAAGGAGCTGAACGGGCACCTGAACGTCTTCTGTCTCGGGGACAACGGCGCGACGGCCCCGTGGGATATGGACAACGCACGCGAGTACCTCTGGGGCCGGACCGGGACGGACCTGGAAGTTCGCTACCACGCCGGGGGCTTCCCGAAACAGCGGTGCAAGGTGGAGACTGCAGAGTCGATCAGTGGGGCCGCGAACGGCAAGGAGGCGACGCCGGTCGTGGTGGGGAAGGGCTGGCTGAGCCACTATCCCGTCGCGTACGCCTACCGGAACGACTGGATCGACGACGTGAAAGTCAACAACGGCTGGGGCCCGAACCACGACGAGCGGACGGAGTGGATCTGGGCCCAGTCCTGGTTCAGCGGCGAGACGTACCCCTGA
- a CDS encoding helix-turn-helix transcriptional regulator, producing the protein MTGTPDDEFQRLLLRRRAVLRAVVDGVDDKRDLVERLEIPRSTLDDVMRELAEAGLVSYDDGRWRPTSVGRTAQAIHADYTERVSGVADAASVLGAVPDIDIGRAMLDGCTVHEPGNILPDRAVTTFVEQVRAADELHGLVPQALAGHVPSVHEEVTADQSMEVELVFEPAVFDQLFDVYAAEMTRALETDRIEFYRTPLPHPYGLWVADEAHAGVVIYGGGGIRGIMVNDTDAAVEWATERYRRASAEAEPITLASVES; encoded by the coding sequence ATGACCGGCACGCCGGACGACGAGTTCCAGCGACTGTTGCTCAGACGCCGGGCCGTGCTGCGGGCGGTCGTCGACGGGGTCGACGACAAGCGCGACCTCGTCGAGCGACTCGAGATACCCCGGTCGACGCTCGACGACGTGATGCGCGAACTCGCCGAGGCCGGCCTCGTCAGCTACGACGACGGCCGCTGGCGACCGACATCCGTCGGCCGAACGGCACAGGCGATCCACGCCGACTACACCGAACGGGTCAGTGGCGTCGCCGACGCGGCCTCGGTACTCGGGGCCGTCCCGGATATCGACATCGGCCGGGCGATGCTCGATGGCTGTACGGTTCACGAGCCTGGCAATATTCTGCCGGACCGGGCCGTGACGACCTTCGTCGAGCAGGTCCGCGCCGCCGACGAACTCCACGGGCTCGTCCCCCAGGCGCTGGCCGGTCATGTCCCGTCGGTTCACGAAGAGGTGACTGCCGACCAGTCGATGGAGGTCGAACTCGTCTTCGAGCCGGCCGTTTTCGACCAGTTGTTCGACGTGTACGCGGCGGAGATGACCCGGGCACTCGAGACGGACCGAATCGAGTTCTACCGGACGCCTCTCCCACACCCCTACGGGCTGTGGGTTGCCGACGAGGCCCACGCCGGCGTGGTTATCTACGGCGGCGGGGGCATCCGGGGCATCATGGTGAACGACACCGACGCCGCCGTCGAGTGGGCCACCGAGAGATACCGGCGAGCGAGCGCCGAGGCCGAGCCGATTACGCTCGCGAGCGTCGAATCCTGA
- a CDS encoding winged helix-turn-helix transcriptional regulator — protein MSRTVRPAVHFLLATALLVGVVSGAPLAAADDDDDTVVATNGTNLELGGPKGINLGMDGVSLGGDSGIALEPGDGVSVGGESGIHAEVGEGVSVGGESGIHAEVGEGVSVGGESGIHAEVGEGVSVGGESGIHAEVGEGVSVGGESGIHAEVGEGVSVANGSVLSAGRDGVTVLEQGYEADSGLTVGESPVSTGNGSLALGGSEGISLGRDGIAVGGDDGVAVGVSEGVSVGGESGIHAEVGEGVSVGGDDGVTAEVGEGIRVGGDEGITVGLTDGLRIGGDDGLRLSASSSGVGDLGYDLEAVDSTDIDSGSMDPSTASPVTATPVAGENGELDPVGPAPADRPDTTGARTGRLDTATPATEQSGTETSTATTDRAAGAVPSGFDGELPVSPEGAAAGGAATAALLGAAGIAARQTSMVGGTGTGTAAARAASTALATGDGRLARMLSLFRYSRYDDSDPLELDARRHVYEAISDQPGEPITAVSDRADVNLSTARHHVKVLEREGLVATARIRNCERFYPAGTDDLELAAAMADESTADILDALVRLEPASVSGLAEAVDRSPATVTHHLQKLEDDDIVVRERNGRAVENKLSAAARAALDPETERRRHAAEQRLGADGAEPSTEGDTVSGAQAD, from the coding sequence ATGAGCCGAACCGTCCGGCCCGCAGTCCACTTCCTCCTCGCCACCGCACTGCTGGTCGGGGTCGTGTCGGGGGCCCCGCTCGCAGCAGCCGACGACGATGACGACACCGTCGTCGCGACGAACGGGACCAATCTGGAACTCGGCGGGCCGAAGGGCATCAACCTCGGGATGGATGGCGTGAGCCTCGGCGGCGACTCGGGAATCGCCCTCGAACCCGGTGACGGAGTGAGTGTGGGTGGTGAGAGCGGCATCCACGCGGAGGTCGGTGAGGGTGTGAGTGTGGGCGGTGAGAGCGGCATCCACGCGGAGGTCGGTGAGGGTGTGAGTGTGGGTGGTGAGAGCGGCATCCACGCGGAGGTCGGTGAGGGTGTGAGTGTGGGCGGTGAGAGCGGCATCCACGCAGAGGTCGGCGAGGGCGTGAGTGTGGGCGGTGAGAGCGGCATCCACGCAGAGGTCGGTGAGGGCGTGAGTGTCGCGAACGGAAGCGTGCTGTCGGCGGGGCGTGACGGCGTGACGGTTCTGGAGCAGGGGTACGAGGCGGACTCCGGCCTGACGGTCGGCGAGTCACCGGTCAGCACCGGGAACGGGTCGCTCGCACTCGGCGGGAGCGAGGGCATCTCCCTGGGCCGCGACGGTATCGCCGTCGGTGGGGACGACGGTGTCGCCGTCGGGGTGAGTGAGGGAGTGAGTGTCGGCGGTGAGAGCGGCATCCACGCGGAGGTCGGCGAGGGCGTGAGTGTCGGTGGCGACGACGGCGTCACCGCGGAGGTCGGCGAGGGGATTCGGGTCGGCGGTGACGAGGGCATCACCGTGGGACTCACCGACGGCCTCCGTATCGGCGGCGACGACGGGCTCCGGCTCTCGGCGAGCAGCAGCGGCGTCGGGGACCTGGGATACGATCTGGAGGCCGTCGACAGCACGGACATCGACTCGGGGTCGATGGACCCGTCGACCGCCAGCCCGGTGACGGCCACACCGGTTGCCGGGGAGAACGGCGAGCTGGACCCCGTCGGTCCTGCCCCTGCAGACCGGCCGGACACGACGGGAGCGCGGACGGGCCGGCTCGACACCGCCACCCCGGCCACGGAGCAGTCCGGGACCGAGACGTCCACGGCCACGACCGACAGGGCCGCTGGTGCAGTGCCGTCCGGATTCGACGGCGAGCTCCCGGTTTCCCCCGAGGGCGCCGCGGCCGGCGGCGCGGCGACGGCGGCACTGCTCGGTGCGGCGGGAATCGCGGCCAGGCAGACCTCGATGGTCGGTGGGACCGGGACGGGGACGGCGGCCGCACGAGCCGCCTCGACAGCACTCGCGACCGGCGACGGCCGGCTCGCCCGGATGCTGTCGCTGTTCCGGTACTCCCGGTACGATGACTCGGACCCGCTGGAGCTCGACGCGCGGCGGCACGTCTACGAGGCCATCAGCGACCAGCCCGGCGAGCCGATTACGGCGGTCAGCGACCGGGCGGACGTGAACCTCTCGACTGCCCGCCACCACGTGAAGGTGCTCGAGCGCGAGGGGCTGGTCGCGACCGCCCGAATCCGCAACTGCGAGCGGTTCTACCCCGCCGGCACGGACGACCTCGAACTGGCGGCGGCGATGGCCGACGAGAGTACCGCGGATATCCTCGATGCGCTCGTCCGTCTGGAGCCGGCGTCGGTCAGCGGCCTGGCCGAGGCGGTCGACCGTTCCCCAGCCACCGTGACGCATCACCTCCAGAAACTCGAGGACGACGACATCGTCGTCCGCGAACGCAACGGGCGCGCCGTCGAGAACAAGCTCTCGGCGGCCGCCCGCGCCGCACTCGACCCCGAGACGGAACGTCGCCGCCACGCGGCCGAGCAGCGTCTCGGCGCCGACGGTGCCGAGCCGAGCACCGAGGGGGACACCGTTTCCGGGGCGCAGGCGGACTGA